The following proteins are co-located in the Cupriavidus pauculus genome:
- the mraZ gene encoding division/cell wall cluster transcriptional repressor MraZ has translation MFQGASALSLDAKGRMSIPARHREALQSQAEGRVTLTKHPDGCLLLFPRPEWEVFRGRIAALPMDAHWWKRIFLGNAADVEMDGAGRVLIAPELRSAAMLDKEVMLLGMGSHFEVWDAATYAAKEQAAMAQGMPDALKNFSF, from the coding sequence TTGTTTCAGGGAGCATCGGCGCTGTCGCTCGATGCCAAGGGCCGGATGTCCATTCCGGCCAGGCACCGCGAGGCGCTGCAATCGCAGGCCGAGGGCCGGGTGACGCTGACCAAGCACCCGGATGGCTGCCTGTTGCTCTTTCCCAGGCCCGAATGGGAGGTCTTTCGCGGCCGCATCGCGGCGCTGCCGATGGATGCGCATTGGTGGAAGCGCATCTTCCTGGGCAACGCCGCCGACGTGGAGATGGACGGCGCAGGCCGCGTGCTGATCGCACCGGAGCTGCGCAGTGCCGCCATGCTCGACAAGGAAGTGATGCTGCTCGGCATGGGCAGCCATTTCGAAGTCTGGGATGCCGCCACCTACGCCGCCAAGGAACAGGCGGCGATGGCGCAAGGCATGCCGGACGCATTGAAGAATTTCTCTTTCTGA
- the rsmH gene encoding 16S rRNA (cytosine(1402)-N(4))-methyltransferase RsmH — protein MTPTETPGTTALRHRTVLLDEAVDALVWRPDGAYVDGTFGRGGHSRAVLARLGPAGSLVAFDKDPAAIAEAGTIKDARFSIEHASFADMGTRLAGRPRVAGVLLDLGISSPQIDEAARGFSFRFEGPLDMRMDTTRGVTAAEWLAQADEQDIARVIRDYGEERFAVQIAKAIVARRREPGDGGPVATTSELAALVAKTVKTREKGQDPATRTFQALRIHVNQELEDLERGLTAAYELLQAGGRLVVISFHSLEDRIVKRFMQAHAQPGRDADPALRRAPLRAADLPQPTMKLLGRFKPGAEEVAANPRARSAVMRVAEKLGGQPA, from the coding sequence ATGACCCCTACCGAAACGCCGGGGACCACCGCCCTGCGCCATCGCACCGTGTTGCTGGACGAGGCCGTCGACGCGCTCGTCTGGCGGCCCGACGGCGCCTACGTGGACGGCACCTTCGGAAGAGGCGGTCACAGCCGGGCCGTGCTGGCGCGGCTTGGGCCGGCCGGCAGCCTCGTCGCCTTCGACAAGGATCCGGCAGCAATCGCAGAAGCGGGCACCATCAAGGATGCCCGCTTCTCCATTGAGCACGCGAGCTTTGCGGACATGGGCACCCGGCTGGCCGGGCGACCCCGCGTGGCTGGCGTACTGCTCGACCTGGGAATCAGCTCGCCCCAGATCGACGAGGCGGCGAGGGGATTTTCCTTTCGTTTCGAGGGCCCGCTGGACATGCGCATGGACACCACGCGCGGCGTCACCGCCGCCGAGTGGCTCGCGCAGGCGGACGAGCAGGACATTGCCAGGGTGATACGAGACTATGGGGAAGAACGGTTTGCTGTACAGATTGCAAAGGCGATTGTTGCTCGCCGGCGCGAACCCGGCGATGGCGGACCAGTCGCCACTACTTCAGAGCTTGCCGCGCTCGTGGCGAAAACCGTCAAGACACGCGAGAAGGGTCAGGACCCTGCGACCCGCACCTTTCAAGCTCTACGGATTCACGTCAATCAAGAGCTTGAGGACCTCGAAAGAGGTCTGACGGCGGCGTACGAACTGCTGCAGGCCGGAGGCCGCCTCGTGGTGATCAGCTTTCACTCGCTGGAGGACCGCATCGTCAAGCGGTTCATGCAGGCGCATGCGCAACCGGGCCGCGACGCGGACCCGGCGCTGCGCCGCGCCCCGCTGCGCGCCGCCGACCTGCCCCAGCCGACCATGAAGCTGCTGGGCCGCTTCAAGCCCGGCGCCGAGGAAGTGGCCGCCAACCCGCGCGCCCGCTCCGCCGTGATGCGCGTGGCCGAAAAGCTCGGAGGCCAGCCGGCATGA
- the ftsL gene encoding cell division protein FtsL, with product MNRLTFFLLAALMLCALSLVSAQHQARTLFVALERAQAEEKQLDIDWARLQYQQSSLSKSARIADAARAQLKMAPAMAGRTQYLQGVVLPDTPPDAQQPAGGAAK from the coding sequence ATGAACCGCCTGACCTTCTTCCTGCTGGCCGCGCTGATGCTGTGCGCGCTGTCGCTGGTCAGCGCCCAGCACCAGGCGCGCACGCTGTTCGTGGCGCTGGAGCGCGCGCAGGCCGAGGAGAAGCAGCTCGATATCGACTGGGCGCGGCTGCAGTACCAGCAAAGCTCGCTCAGCAAGAGCGCGCGGATTGCCGACGCGGCCCGCGCGCAGCTCAAGATGGCCCCGGCAATGGCCGGCCGCACCCAGTACCTGCAGGGCGTGGTGTTGCCCGATACCCCGCCGGATGCCCAGCAGCCGGCCGGAGGCGCCGCGAAATGA
- a CDS encoding peptidoglycan D,D-transpeptidase FtsI family protein — translation MSLARPSLNRARTGNKPRGDAARPRTGQFSASPVLGLRLPMWRSKFVVFLMFAAFLALAGRAMWIQGPGNQFYEAEGKKRFQRTLELPATRGKILDRNGLVLATSLPVKAIWAVPEDVPNDLEPQRMRQLARLLDMSEKELRTKFNEDKSFVYLKRQVLPDAADKIAALKIDGVHQTREYKRFYPEGEAMAHIVGFTNVEDKGQEGVELAREGVLAGSPGARQVIKDRLGRVVEDVGILKTPRDGQDMQLSIDAKIQYLAYNEVKAVVERNKAKAASAVVLDAQTGEVLALANWPTYNPNDRSRLSGEQLRNRVLTDTFEPGSMMKPITVGLALQLGRVTPATTIQTTGKFTFEGATISDTHNYGALTVGGVIQKSSNIGTTKIAMMMKPQEMWDMFTSVGLGQAPKIGFPGAVAGRVRPWKSWRPIEQATMSYGYGLSVSLFQVAHAYTIFAHDGELIPVSMFKTNGPVSGERILSPQVARDVRGMLETVTAPGGTAPEAQVMGYRVGGKTGTAYKHVGRGYDRSKYRASFIGLAPMSNPRVIVAVSVDEPTAGSHYGGAVAGPVFSAITGGALRSLNVQPDSPIRQLMVTDKVQESEPPWSATP, via the coding sequence ATGAGCCTGGCCCGTCCGTCCCTGAACCGCGCCCGCACCGGCAACAAGCCGCGTGGCGACGCCGCGCGTCCGCGCACCGGCCAGTTCTCGGCCAGCCCGGTCCTGGGCCTGCGCCTGCCGATGTGGCGCTCCAAGTTCGTGGTGTTCCTGATGTTCGCCGCGTTCCTGGCGCTGGCCGGGCGCGCGATGTGGATCCAGGGCCCGGGCAACCAGTTCTACGAGGCCGAAGGCAAGAAGCGCTTCCAGCGCACGCTGGAACTGCCGGCCACGCGCGGCAAGATCCTGGACCGCAACGGCCTGGTGCTGGCCACCAGCCTGCCGGTCAAGGCCATCTGGGCCGTGCCCGAGGACGTGCCGAACGACCTGGAGCCGCAGCGCATGCGCCAGCTTGCCAGGCTGCTGGACATGTCCGAGAAGGAGTTGCGCACCAAGTTCAACGAGGACAAGAGCTTCGTCTACCTGAAGCGCCAGGTGCTGCCCGACGCCGCCGACAAGATCGCCGCGCTCAAGATCGACGGCGTGCACCAGACCCGCGAATACAAGCGCTTCTACCCGGAAGGGGAGGCGATGGCGCACATCGTCGGCTTCACCAACGTCGAGGACAAGGGCCAGGAAGGCGTGGAACTGGCGCGCGAGGGCGTGCTGGCCGGCAGCCCCGGCGCCCGCCAGGTCATCAAGGACCGTCTGGGCCGCGTGGTGGAGGACGTCGGCATTCTCAAGACGCCGCGCGACGGGCAGGACATGCAGCTGTCGATCGACGCCAAGATCCAGTACCTGGCCTACAACGAGGTCAAGGCCGTGGTCGAGCGCAACAAGGCCAAGGCCGCCAGCGCCGTGGTGCTGGACGCGCAGACCGGCGAGGTGCTGGCGCTGGCCAACTGGCCGACCTACAACCCGAACGACCGCAGCCGCCTGTCGGGCGAACAGCTGCGCAACCGCGTGCTGACCGACACCTTCGAGCCCGGCTCGATGATGAAGCCGATCACGGTGGGCCTGGCGCTGCAGCTGGGCCGCGTGACGCCGGCCACGACGATCCAGACGACCGGCAAGTTCACGTTCGAGGGCGCCACGATCTCGGACACCCACAACTACGGCGCGCTCACGGTGGGCGGCGTGATCCAGAAGTCGAGCAACATCGGCACGACCAAGATCGCGATGATGATGAAGCCGCAGGAAATGTGGGACATGTTCACCAGCGTGGGCCTGGGCCAGGCGCCGAAGATCGGCTTCCCGGGCGCCGTGGCCGGCCGCGTGCGGCCCTGGAAGAGCTGGCGCCCGATCGAGCAGGCCACGATGTCGTACGGCTACGGCCTGTCCGTGTCGCTGTTCCAGGTGGCGCACGCCTATACCATCTTCGCGCACGACGGCGAGCTGATCCCGGTGTCGATGTTCAAGACCAACGGCCCGGTCAGCGGCGAGCGCATCCTGTCGCCCCAGGTGGCGCGCGACGTGCGCGGCATGCTGGAAACCGTGACCGCCCCGGGCGGCACGGCGCCGGAAGCCCAGGTCATGGGCTATCGCGTGGGCGGCAAGACCGGTACCGCGTACAAGCACGTGGGCCGCGGCTACGACCGCAGCAAATACCGCGCGTCGTTCATCGGCCTGGCGCCGATGTCCAACCCGCGCGTGATCGTGGCGGTCAGCGTGGACGAGCCGACCGCCGGCAGCCACTACGGCGGCGCGGTGGCCGGCCCGGTCTTCTCGGCGATCACCGGCGGCGCGCTGCGGTCGCTGAACGTGCAGCCCGATTCCCCGATCCGCCAGCTCATGGTCACCGACAAGGTGCAGGAAAGCGAACCGCCCTGGAGCGCCACGCCATGA
- a CDS encoding UDP-N-acetylmuramoyl-L-alanyl-D-glutamate--2,6-diaminopimelate ligase — protein MTATPMLPIEVSTQASNALAWLRTHAPAGARLTGDTRRLRPGDVFFAYVLGNARLSTDGRPHIDKAIAAGASAVVYEADGFDWPHGDAVPHLPVSRLHWLAGPIAAGWYGIASRNLAVTGVTGTNGKTSCSQWLARLLQATGTPCATIGTLGTGFPDALQLTGFTTPDAVQLQASLAELHDAGARAIAMEVSSHGLEQGRVAGTGFAVAVLTNLTQDHLDYHGSMAEYEAAKALLFQWDGLRAAVINRDDAMGTRLLAGNAAAVSAPQVIEYGIDGKAGATTARGQWLRATDVRATASGTAFRVDGSFGSADVATPMIGTFNVSNLLAVLGAALAQGVAWDAAIAALRTLAPVDGRMELFGGHDAPLAVVDYAHTPDALAQTLAALRPVADARQGRLWCVFGCGGDRDATKRPLMGGVAERLADEVVLTSDNPRSEDPLDILEQIADGMQDRSRARLIEDRAAAILQAIRHAAPADVVLVAGKGHEATQEIQGRKRPFSDREHVRLTLGTRGVSA, from the coding sequence ATGACGGCAACGCCGATGCTCCCGATCGAGGTGTCCACCCAGGCCAGCAACGCGCTGGCCTGGCTGCGTACGCACGCCCCGGCCGGCGCGCGCCTGACCGGCGACACGCGCCGGCTGCGTCCGGGCGACGTGTTCTTCGCGTACGTGCTGGGCAACGCGCGGCTGTCGACCGACGGGCGTCCGCATATCGATAAGGCCATCGCCGCCGGCGCGTCGGCCGTGGTCTACGAGGCCGACGGCTTCGACTGGCCGCATGGCGACGCCGTGCCGCATCTGCCGGTGTCGCGCCTGCACTGGCTGGCCGGCCCGATCGCGGCCGGCTGGTACGGCATCGCCAGCCGCAACCTCGCCGTGACCGGCGTGACGGGCACCAACGGCAAGACGTCGTGCTCGCAATGGCTGGCGCGGCTCCTGCAGGCCACCGGCACGCCGTGCGCGACCATCGGCACGCTGGGCACCGGCTTCCCGGACGCGCTGCAGCTCACCGGATTCACGACGCCCGACGCCGTCCAGCTCCAGGCCAGCCTGGCCGAGCTGCACGACGCCGGCGCGCGCGCCATCGCCATGGAGGTGTCGTCGCACGGGCTGGAGCAGGGCCGCGTGGCCGGCACCGGGTTTGCCGTGGCCGTGCTGACCAACCTGACGCAGGACCACCTGGACTACCACGGCTCGATGGCCGAGTACGAGGCGGCCAAGGCGCTGCTGTTCCAGTGGGACGGGCTGCGCGCGGCCGTGATCAACCGCGACGATGCGATGGGCACCCGGCTGCTGGCCGGCAACGCCGCCGCCGTCAGCGCGCCGCAGGTCATCGAATACGGCATCGACGGCAAGGCCGGCGCCACCACGGCCCGTGGCCAGTGGCTGCGGGCGACCGACGTGCGCGCCACGGCGTCGGGCACGGCGTTCCGCGTCGATGGCAGCTTCGGCAGCGCCGACGTGGCCACGCCGATGATCGGCACCTTCAACGTCAGCAACCTGCTGGCCGTGCTGGGTGCCGCGCTGGCCCAGGGCGTGGCCTGGGATGCCGCGATTGCCGCGCTGCGCACGCTGGCGCCGGTCGACGGCCGCATGGAACTGTTCGGCGGCCACGATGCGCCGCTGGCCGTGGTCGACTACGCCCACACGCCCGACGCGCTGGCGCAGACGCTGGCCGCGCTGCGCCCGGTGGCCGACGCCCGCCAGGGCCGGCTCTGGTGCGTGTTCGGCTGCGGCGGCGACCGCGACGCCACCAAGCGCCCGCTGATGGGCGGCGTGGCCGAGCGGCTGGCCGACGAGGTGGTGCTGACCAGCGACAACCCGCGCAGCGAGGACCCGCTCGACATCCTCGAACAGATTGCCGACGGCATGCAGGACCGCAGCCGCGCGCGGCTGATCGAGGACCGCGCCGCCGCGATCCTGCAGGCGATCCGGCACGCCGCCCCGGCCGACGTGGTGCTCGTGGCCGGCAAGGGCCATGAAGCCACGCAGGAGATCCAGGGCCGCAAGCGGCCGTTCTCCGACCGCGAACATGTGCGCCTGACCCTGGGCACGCGGGGAGTATCGGCATGA
- a CDS encoding UDP-N-acetylmuramoyl-tripeptide--D-alanyl-D-alanine ligase, translating to MNGTPMTTLQQAAGWMAGARISDDAARAFSRVHTDSRTVQPGDLFVALKGERFDAHDFLADVVARGAAAVLVSRDPGVDVPALVVPDTRIGLGELAAGWRRQFTPPTVAVTGSNGKTTVKEMIAAIFAAAVGEADRLATGGNLNNDIGLPLTVLRLRAHHRLAVLELGMNHPGETVYLAGIAQPTVAVITNAQREHQEFMVSVEAVAHEHASAIAALPADGVAVFPVDAESGGEHAAIWRQAAGRRRVLAFGTDASADVRASVSVQAGVQVMHVVAEDKAFDLRLPLLGAHNVRNALAATACALAAGVAVDAIQRGIAGFAAVKGRLQVKHTPAGTVVIDDTYNANPDSMRAAIDVLAGFAAPRVLVIGDMGEVGDQGPAFHREIGAYARERGIETLWATGELANHAVQAYGAAGRHFATADALAQALQADGEGVVAGAAAVLVKGSRFMRMERMVDALVASPSAH from the coding sequence ATGAATGGAACCCCGATGACGACTTTGCAGCAAGCCGCCGGCTGGATGGCCGGCGCGCGTATTTCAGACGATGCCGCGCGTGCGTTCTCGCGCGTGCATACCGACAGCCGCACCGTGCAGCCCGGCGACCTGTTCGTGGCGCTCAAGGGCGAGCGCTTCGACGCGCACGACTTCCTGGCCGATGTGGTGGCGCGCGGCGCCGCCGCCGTGCTGGTGAGCCGCGACCCGGGCGTCGACGTGCCCGCGCTGGTGGTGCCCGACACGCGCATCGGCCTGGGCGAGCTGGCCGCCGGCTGGCGCCGCCAATTCACGCCGCCCACGGTGGCCGTGACCGGCAGCAACGGCAAGACCACGGTCAAGGAAATGATCGCGGCCATCTTTGCGGCGGCCGTCGGCGAGGCCGACAGGCTGGCAACCGGCGGCAACCTGAACAACGACATCGGCCTGCCGCTGACCGTGCTGCGCCTGCGCGCGCACCACCGGCTGGCCGTGCTGGAACTGGGCATGAACCACCCGGGCGAGACGGTCTACCTGGCCGGCATCGCCCAGCCCACCGTGGCCGTGATCACCAACGCCCAGCGCGAGCACCAGGAGTTCATGGTCAGCGTGGAGGCGGTGGCGCACGAGCACGCCAGCGCCATCGCGGCCCTGCCGGCTGACGGCGTGGCCGTGTTTCCGGTGGATGCCGAGAGCGGCGGCGAGCACGCGGCAATCTGGCGCCAGGCGGCCGGCAGGCGGCGCGTGCTGGCGTTCGGCACCGACGCGTCGGCCGACGTGCGGGCCAGCGTGTCGGTCCAGGCAGGCGTGCAGGTCATGCATGTGGTGGCGGAGGACAAGGCGTTCGACTTGCGCCTGCCGCTGCTGGGCGCCCACAACGTGCGCAACGCGCTGGCCGCCACGGCCTGCGCACTGGCCGCCGGCGTGGCGGTCGATGCCATCCAGCGCGGCATTGCCGGCTTCGCGGCCGTGAAGGGCCGGCTGCAGGTCAAGCACACGCCGGCCGGGACCGTGGTGATCGACGATACGTACAACGCGAATCCGGACTCGATGCGCGCCGCCATCGACGTGCTGGCCGGCTTTGCCGCGCCGCGCGTGCTGGTGATCGGCGACATGGGCGAGGTGGGCGACCAGGGCCCGGCATTCCATCGGGAAATCGGCGCCTATGCGCGCGAGCGCGGCATCGAGACGCTCTGGGCCACCGGCGAACTGGCCAATCACGCGGTGCAGGCGTACGGCGCCGCGGGCCGGCATTTCGCCACGGCGGATGCGCTGGCGCAGGCGCTGCAGGCAGACGGGGAGGGTGTGGTGGCCGGTGCGGCCGCCGTGCTCGTGAAGGGATCGCGCTTCATGCGCATGGAACGGATGGTCGACGCGCTGGTCGCATCACCTTCCGCTCATTAA
- the mraY gene encoding phospho-N-acetylmuramoyl-pentapeptide-transferase, which translates to MLLALAQWLQNDYSFLRVVNYLTFRAVMANLTALVIGLGFGPWVIRRLTELKIGQAVRTIGPQTHLVKSGTPTMGGVLVLISICVSTLLWSDWGNRFIWVVLLVTIGYGAVGWVDDYRKVVYRDPRGMSSREKFFWQTLIGLVAAVYLAFSVSEASNVRVWSLFLGWIEGGMFADVPYKMNLIVPFFKEISYPLGVTGFIVLTYLVIVGSSNAVNLTDGLDGLVIMPVVLVGGALGVFAYVMGNAVYSKYLLFPHIPGAGELLIFCSAMAGAGLAFLWFNAHPARVFMGDVGALALGGALGTIAVIVRQEIVLFVMGGIFVVETLSVMLQVTWFKFTKKRFGEGRRLFRMAPLHHHFELGGWKETQVTVRFWIITMLLVLIGLSTLKLR; encoded by the coding sequence ATGTTATTGGCTCTGGCCCAGTGGCTGCAAAACGATTACAGCTTCCTGCGGGTCGTCAACTACCTGACCTTCCGCGCGGTGATGGCCAACCTCACCGCGCTGGTAATCGGCCTGGGCTTCGGGCCGTGGGTCATCCGCCGGCTGACCGAGCTGAAGATCGGCCAGGCCGTGCGCACCATCGGCCCGCAGACGCACCTGGTGAAGTCCGGCACGCCGACGATGGGCGGCGTGCTGGTGCTGATCTCGATCTGCGTGTCGACGCTGCTCTGGAGCGACTGGGGCAACCGCTTCATCTGGGTGGTGCTGCTGGTGACGATCGGCTACGGCGCCGTGGGCTGGGTGGATGACTACCGCAAGGTCGTTTATCGCGACCCGCGCGGCATGTCGAGCCGCGAGAAGTTCTTCTGGCAGACGCTGATCGGGCTGGTGGCCGCGGTCTACCTGGCGTTTTCGGTGTCCGAGGCCAGCAACGTGCGCGTCTGGAGCCTGTTCCTGGGCTGGATCGAAGGCGGCATGTTTGCCGACGTGCCGTACAAGATGAACCTGATCGTCCCGTTCTTCAAGGAGATCAGCTACCCGCTGGGCGTGACCGGCTTCATCGTGCTGACGTACCTGGTGATCGTCGGCTCCAGCAACGCGGTGAACCTGACCGACGGGCTGGACGGCCTGGTGATCATGCCCGTGGTGCTGGTGGGCGGCGCGCTGGGCGTGTTCGCGTACGTGATGGGCAATGCGGTCTACAGCAAGTACCTGCTGTTCCCGCACATCCCGGGCGCGGGCGAGCTGCTGATCTTCTGCTCGGCGATGGCCGGGGCGGGGCTGGCGTTCCTGTGGTTCAACGCGCACCCGGCGCGGGTGTTCATGGGCGACGTGGGCGCGCTGGCGCTGGGCGGCGCGCTGGGCACCATCGCCGTGATCGTGCGCCAGGAAATCGTGCTGTTCGTGATGGGCGGCATCTTCGTGGTGGAAACGCTGTCGGTGATGCTGCAGGTGACGTGGTTCAAGTTCACCAAGAAGCGGTTTGGCGAGGGCCGGCGGCTGTTCCGCATGGCGCCGCTGCACCACCATTTCGAGCTGGGCGGCTGGAAGGAAACCCAGGTCACCGTGCGGTTCTGGATCATCACCATGTTGCTGGTGCTGATCGGCTTGTCGACGCTGAAGCTGCGCTGA
- the murD gene encoding UDP-N-acetylmuramoyl-L-alanine--D-glutamate ligase, which produces MFGVLQKPHVLVLGLGESGLAMARWCGLNGCRVRVADTREAPANLAFLQAELPSAQFVGGPFADALLDGIGLVAISPGLSPLDPATQALLDAAQARGIPVWGEIELFAQALGYLEATSGYAPKVLAITGTNGKTTTTALTGRLIERAGKTVGVAGNISPSALDKLSACIASATLPDVWVLELSSFQLAYTFSLAPHAATVLNLTQDHLDWHGSMEAYAAAKARIFGPAGKGCVQVLNRQDRLTMDMARPGTALVTFGTDLPETVGSYGVLRDGGMPWLILAEPDHEAEADQKPRRRKKDDTPEAALPVRHKRLMPADALHIRGMHNATNAMAALALCRAIDLPLNALLHGLREYRGEPHRVEWVATIDDVEYFDDSKGTNVGATVAALNGLDKRVVLIAGGEGKGQDFSPLAAPVAQYARAVVLIGKDAGEIRAALADTGTQIVDADSLEAAVEAAARLAEGGDVVLLSPACASLDMFRNYVHRAQVFRGAVEELALSRGIMP; this is translated from the coding sequence GTGTTCGGCGTGTTGCAGAAACCTCATGTGCTGGTACTTGGCCTCGGCGAATCGGGGCTGGCCATGGCACGCTGGTGCGGCCTGAACGGCTGCCGCGTGCGCGTGGCCGACACCCGCGAGGCGCCCGCCAACCTGGCCTTCCTGCAGGCCGAACTCCCGTCGGCCCAGTTCGTCGGCGGCCCGTTCGCGGATGCCCTGCTCGACGGCATCGGCCTGGTGGCGATCAGCCCGGGACTGTCGCCGCTGGATCCCGCCACGCAGGCGCTGCTGGACGCCGCCCAGGCGCGCGGCATTCCGGTCTGGGGAGAGATCGAACTGTTCGCGCAGGCACTGGGCTACCTGGAAGCCACGTCCGGCTACGCGCCGAAGGTGCTGGCGATCACCGGCACCAACGGCAAGACCACCACCACCGCGCTGACCGGCCGCCTGATCGAGCGGGCGGGCAAGACCGTGGGCGTGGCCGGCAACATCAGCCCGTCGGCGCTGGACAAGCTCTCGGCATGCATTGCCAGCGCCACGCTGCCCGATGTCTGGGTGCTCGAACTGTCGAGCTTCCAGCTGGCCTACACATTCTCGTTGGCGCCGCACGCGGCGACTGTGCTGAACCTCACACAGGATCACCTGGACTGGCACGGCTCGATGGAGGCCTACGCGGCCGCCAAGGCGCGCATCTTCGGCCCGGCCGGCAAGGGCTGCGTGCAGGTGCTGAACCGCCAGGACCGCCTGACGATGGACATGGCCCGCCCGGGCACCGCGCTGGTCACCTTCGGCACAGACCTGCCCGAGACGGTGGGCAGCTACGGCGTGCTTCGCGACGGCGGCATGCCGTGGCTGATCCTGGCCGAGCCCGACCACGAGGCCGAAGCCGACCAGAAGCCGCGCCGCCGCAAGAAGGACGACACGCCCGAGGCCGCCCTGCCGGTGCGCCACAAGCGGCTGATGCCGGCCGATGCGCTGCACATCCGCGGCATGCACAACGCCACCAACGCCATGGCGGCGCTGGCGCTGTGCCGGGCGATCGACCTGCCGCTGAACGCGCTGCTGCACGGCCTGCGCGAGTATCGCGGCGAGCCGCACCGCGTGGAATGGGTGGCGACGATCGACGACGTCGAGTACTTCGACGACAGCAAGGGCACCAACGTCGGCGCCACGGTGGCGGCGCTGAACGGGCTGGACAAGCGCGTGGTGCTGATCGCCGGGGGCGAGGGCAAGGGCCAGGACTTCTCGCCGCTGGCCGCGCCCGTGGCCCAGTACGCGCGCGCCGTGGTGCTGATCGGCAAGGACGCCGGCGAGATCCGCGCGGCGCTGGCCGACACCGGCACGCAGATCGTTGACGCCGACTCGCTGGAAGCCGCCGTCGAGGCCGCCGCGCGGCTGGCCGAGGGCGGCGACGTGGTCCTGCTGTCGCCGGCGTGCGCCAGCCTGGACATGTTCCGCAACTACGTCCACCGCGCGCAGGTGTTCCGCGGCGCGGTGGAAGAACTGGCGCTGTCCCGGGGGATCATGCCATGA
- the ftsW gene encoding putative lipid II flippase FtsW encodes MSDTQVKRSGFIGATIGSAWGGLRDAVSGVKPTRSRMMEYDQPLLWVAIVLLTFGLVMVYSASIALPDSPRYANYREAHFLVRHAFALFIGLSMGLVAFQIPVKVWDKYAPKLFIVALVLLVLVLVPFVGKGVNGARRWIPLGIMNFQPSELMKLAVVLYAANYTVRKQEWMQTVSKGFLPMGVAVVVVGMLLLLEPDMGAFLVIAAVAMGILFLGGINGKLFAGLVGVAVGAFGLLITASPWRRERIFAYLNPWEESNALGKAYQLTHSLIAFGRGEWTGVGLGGSIEKLHYLPEAHTDFILAVIGEEFGFVGVLVMIVLFYWLVRRCFNIGRTALQLDRTFAGLVAKGMGVWIGWQTFINMGVNLGLLPTKGLTLPLVSYGGSGILMNCVALAIVLRIDYENRVLMRGGKV; translated from the coding sequence ATGAGCGACACGCAGGTCAAGCGCAGCGGATTCATCGGCGCCACCATCGGCAGCGCCTGGGGCGGCCTGCGCGACGCGGTGTCGGGCGTCAAGCCCACGCGCTCGCGGATGATGGAGTACGACCAGCCGCTGCTGTGGGTGGCGATCGTGCTGCTGACGTTCGGCCTGGTGATGGTCTACTCGGCGTCGATCGCGCTGCCGGACTCTCCGCGCTACGCCAACTACCGCGAGGCCCACTTCCTGGTGCGGCACGCGTTCGCGCTGTTCATCGGGCTGTCGATGGGGCTGGTGGCGTTCCAGATCCCGGTGAAGGTCTGGGACAAGTACGCACCCAAGCTGTTCATCGTCGCGCTGGTGCTGCTGGTGCTGGTGCTGGTGCCGTTCGTGGGCAAGGGCGTGAACGGCGCGCGGCGCTGGATTCCGCTGGGCATCATGAACTTCCAGCCGTCGGAGCTGATGAAGCTGGCCGTGGTGCTGTACGCGGCCAACTACACGGTGCGCAAGCAGGAATGGATGCAGACCGTCTCCAAGGGCTTCCTGCCGATGGGCGTGGCCGTGGTGGTGGTGGGCATGCTGCTGCTGCTGGAGCCGGACATGGGCGCGTTCCTGGTGATCGCGGCAGTGGCGATGGGCATCCTGTTCCTGGGCGGCATCAACGGCAAGCTGTTCGCGGGGCTGGTGGGCGTGGCGGTGGGGGCGTTCGGGCTGCTGATCACGGCGTCGCCGTGGCGCCGCGAGCGGATCTTCGCCTACCTGAACCCGTGGGAAGAAAGCAACGCGCTGGGCAAGGCGTACCAGCTCACGCACTCGCTGATCGCGTTCGGGCGCGGCGAATGGACCGGCGTGGGCCTGGGCGGCAGCATCGAGAAGCTGCACTACCTGCCCGAGGCGCATACCGACTTCATCCTGGCCGTGATCGGCGAGGAATTCGGCTTCGTCGGCGTGCTGGTCATGATCGTGCTGTTCTACTGGCTGGTGCGCCGCTGCTTCAACATCGGCCGCACGGCGCTGCAGCTCGACCGCACGTTCGCCGGGCTGGTGGCCAAGGGCATGGGCGTCTGGATCGGCTGGCAGACCTTCATCAACATGGGCGTGAACCTGGGCCTGCTGCCGACCAAGGGGCTGACGCTGCCGCTGGTGAGCTACGGCGGCTCGGGCATCCTGATGAACTGCGTGGCGCTGGCCATCGTGCTGCGGATCGACTACGAGAACCGGGTGCTGATGCGCGGGGGCAAGGTATGA